The region GGTCACTGTGCCGGCGACAACGGCTAATTTGGGTCCGGGGTTTGACTGTTTAGGGGCCGCTTTGACCCTCACCAATAGGTTCACCTTTTCCTTGAGCGATCGCCCCCATGTCAGCGTGCGGGGGCCTGAGGCAGCCGCTGTCAGCAGTGGCCCCAACAACCTGGCCTATCGTGCCTACAGCCGTTTCTATGAATATCTAGGGCGGGAAGCTCCCCCCGTATATTTAGAGATTGATCTAAGGGTTCCCCTCGCACGGGGTCTTGGCAGCTCAGCAACAGCAATTATCGGTGGCTTAGTGGGGGCAAATCGGCTGGCGGGTTTTCCCCTCAGTCATACCGAGGTTCTGGAATTGGCCATTGAAATGGAAGGCCACCCCGATAACGTGGTGCCAGCTCTACTAGGGGGCTGTCGTCTGGCTGTGCAGGAGGATGCTGGCGGATGGCATTGGCTAGAGATTCCTTGGGATCAGGATGTGGTGCCTATTTTGGCAATCCCCGACTTTGAGCTGGCCACGGAAACCGCACGGGAGGTACTGCCCCCCCACTGTGCCTACGGTGATGCCATCTTTAATATCAGTCACCTTGGTGCCTTGTTGCGGGGGTTGGAAACGGGGCAACGAGAATGGCTGCAACTGGCGTTGGCCGATCGCCTGCATCAACCCTACCGCCAAAGTCTGATCAAAGGCTATCCCGATCTCCACAGGGCGGCTCTTGAGGCGGGTGCCCATGGCCTCGTTATTAGTGGAGCAGGCCCAACTCTCTTAGCTCTTGGGGATCCCGTAACTGCTTCAGCCATTGCCACTGCCCTCAAGGAGACTTGGGCAAAGTTTGATGTGCAGGCACAGGTGGAGATACTGGCAATTCAACACCAAGGCACGACGGTGTGCGATCGCTAGAAATCATAGAAGTCAATGTATCGTCTCAATGTATCGTCAGTGATCCGTCAAATGAAAAATGAAGTGCTTCCCGGCCGCTAGGAGGTGATTTGAT is a window of Thermosynechococcus vestitus BP-1 DNA encoding:
- the thrB gene encoding homoserine kinase is translated as MITVVTVPATTANLGPGFDCLGAALTLTNRFTFSLSDRPHVSVRGPEAAAVSSGPNNLAYRAYSRFYEYLGREAPPVYLEIDLRVPLARGLGSSATAIIGGLVGANRLAGFPLSHTEVLELAIEMEGHPDNVVPALLGGCRLAVQEDAGGWHWLEIPWDQDVVPILAIPDFELATETAREVLPPHCAYGDAIFNISHLGALLRGLETGQREWLQLALADRLHQPYRQSLIKGYPDLHRAALEAGAHGLVISGAGPTLLALGDPVTASAIATALKETWAKFDVQAQVEILAIQHQGTTVCDR